The window TAAAGGAATAAGTATCCCACAAGAAGTCAATACTGAGGAAAAGTTGGTGAAATATTTGTGTCAATTGAATTCAAAAATGTAGATTATATTTATGCTCCGGGAACTCCGTTTCAGACTCAAGGATTAACCAATATATCCTTTAAAATAAGAAGTGGCTCATTTGTTGCAATTGCTGGTCATACGGGAAGTGGAAAATCTACTTTAATGCAGCATTTTGATGGCTTATTATTGCCAAGTAAAGGCTCAGTTACCATTGCCGATAAGAGTATAACTTCCAATACTTCCAGCAAGTCTTTAAAAGAAATTAGAAAAAAAGTTGGTTTAGTATTCCAATTTCCTGAAAGCCAATTGTTTGAAGAAACAGTTCTTAAAGATGTTATGTTTGGACCGCTTAATTTTGGCTTTTCAGAACAAAAGGCTAAAGAACAAGCTATTCAGTGGATAAGAAAAGTTGGTTTATCTGAACAAGTCATGAATAAATCACCCTTCGAGCTTTCAGGCGGACAAATGCGCCGAGTAGCAATTGCTGGCGTAATGGCGTATGAACCAGATATTTTGTGTTTAGATGAACCAGCTGCAGGCTTGGATCCTGAAGGACAGAAGCAAATGTTTGACATATTTAAAAATTATCAACGGGAAGGACATACAGTCATTTTAATCTCGCATAATATGGATGATATTAGTCAATATGCAGATGATATGTTGGTTCTTGAGCATGGTCATTTAATAAAACATGCAAGTCCAAAGGAAGTTTTTTCTGACCCTGACTGGTTAAAAAAACATTTTTTAGATGAACCTGCTACCAGTAAATTTGCTAGAAAATTAGAAAAAGGTGGCTTTCAATTTTCAGAAATGCCTTTAACTGTTGATTCTTTAGTCAATGAAATTACAACCAAATTAAAGTCGAAGGGAGGAAATGAATGAGTAAGATTATTATCGGTCGGTATATACCTGGAAATTCCATTATCTATAAGATGGATCCAAGAGGAAAAATAATTGCTACCTTTTTATTTATTGTCATTATCTTCCTAGCTAATAATTGGTTATCCTATCTCTTTTTATCTTTTTTTACTTTACTTGCTGTTGGAGCAACTAAATTAAAACCAAAAGTATTTTGGGATGGTGTGAAACCTTTAATTTGGCTGATTCTTTTTACATCAGTTTTGCAGCTATTTTTTACTACTGGTGGAAAAGTTTACTGGCATTGGGGAATTTTTAACATTAGTGAATACGGTATTCAAAATTCTATTTTTATTTTTATTCGTTTTGTAATGATTATTTTAATTTCTACTGTTCTCACTCTAACAACAACTTCGTTAGAAATAGCAGATGGGATGGAATGGCTCCTAAGACCTCTTGGATACTTAAAAGTTCCCGTAGCCCAGATTGCGCTTGTAATGTCGATAGCACTTCGCTTTGTGCCGACTTTATTAGATCAGGCTGTTAGAATTATGAACGCTCAGAGAGCACGTGGAGCAGATTTTAATAGCGGTGGATTAATTAAAAGAATTCATGCAATTATTCCAATTTTAATTCCTCTATTCATCAGTTCTTTAACAATTGCAATTGATTTAGCAACAGCAATGGAAGCTAGAGGTTATCGAGAAGGGGCAAAAAGGACGCGCTATCGTGTTTTAAGATGGTCAAAGTATGATTGGGATTGGGTTAATCTAGGATATTTTGCTCTCCTGACGTTAATTTTATTACTTACAAGGACATATTAAATGATGACTACGAGATATAAGTTGACAATGGCATATGATGGACACCTTTTTCATGGCTTTCAAATTCAGCCAAACGAACGAACTGTGCAGGGCGTGATTGAAGAAGCTTTAAAAAAGATGACGAAGGGAAAAAGAGTAGTAGTGCATGGATCTGGAAGAACTGATGCTGGTGTTCATGCTAAAGGTCAAGTTATCCACTTTGATTATCCGGGAAAAGAAATCCCAGCTAAAAATATGATGCTTGCTCTCAATGCATTAATGCCAATTGATACAGTTTTCTTTGATAGTGAAATTGTAGATTCTGATTTTCACGTGCAATATTCAACTAAGGGAAAATGGTATCGGTATATAGTTGATCAGCACCGTTTTACTGATCCTTTTAATCGGTTTTACACTGGACACTATCCATATCCGTTAGATATTGCTCTAATGAAAAAGGCTGCTAAAGATTTGATCGGAGAACATGATTTCACTAGTTTTGCGGCAAGTGGTGGTCAAATTGTTGATAAAGTGCGAACAATTTATTATGTAAATATTACTTCTGACCCAGATAATAAAAAGATTATTTTTGATTTTATTGGCAATGGTTTTTTGTATAACATGGTTAGAATTTTAGTTGGTACTTTACTGGAAATTGGTAATAAAAAACGTCCAGTTGATGATATACCGAGAGTTTTAGCAGCAAAAGATCGACAAGAAGTTCGTACAACAGCACCAGCCAGTGGATTATACTTGCAACATGTTTTTTATGAAGAAGTTCCTAAAAAATATCGATTAGACCTTAAAAAAGATTGACTTTTTGAGCAAAACGACGTAAATTAGTATACGTATGTTTGTCCACGATAGGCCCCGGAAACTTATTGTTTGTCAAACAGAAGAAAAACGGAGGAATTTAAAGTGCGTACTACCCCATTAGCTAAAACTAGTGATATTAAACGTAAGTGGTATGTTATCGATGCGACTGATGTTTCACTTGGTCGTTTATCAACTGCTGTAGCATCAATTTTAAGAGGTAAGAATAAGCCTCAATATACACCAAATGTAGATACTGGTGATTATGTTATTGTTGTTAACGCAGGTAAATTAAAGTTGACTGGTAAAAAGGCAACTGATAAGATCTATTACCACCACTCAGATTACCGTGGTGGTTTAAGAGCTACTCCTGCCGGTGAATTATTAGCTAAGAACCCAGTAAGATTAGTTGAATTATCTGTAAAGGGCATGTTGCCAAAGAATACTCTTGGTCACCAAGAGTTCATGAAGATGCATGTTTACGCTGGTGAAGACCACGAACACGCAGCACAAAAGCCTGAAAAGTTAGACATCAACGAATTAATCTAGGAGGTTTTAAATAATGGCACAACAAGCAGCTTACGCTGGAACTGGTCGTCGTAAAGATTCTGTTGCCCGCGTACGTTTAGTACCAGGTAACGGTCAAATTACCATTAACAAAGAAGACGTAACTAAGTACATTCCATACCCTAACTTGGTTCAAGATATGAAGCAACCATTAGCATTAACTGAAACTGAAGGTCAATACAACGTTGAAGTTAATGTTAACGGTGGTGGCTTCTCAGGACAAGCTGGTGCAATTCGTTTAGGTATTGCACGTGCACTTCTTGAAGTTGACCCAGATTTCCGTGGTCCACTTAAGAAGGCTGGTATGTTAACTCGTGACCCAAGAATGAAGGAAAGAAAGAAGCCAGGTTTGAAGAAAGCCCGCAAAGCTTCACAATTCTCAAAGCGTTAATATTTATATTACGTTTTATACAAAAGACATCTCGCAAGGGGTGTCTTTTTTTGATAGGTATAATTATTCAATATAAAAGTATTATGTTTTTAGAGAGTTAAAATTAATAATAGGGAATAAAGATGATTATATACACTAGATATAAATTTAATGGTGAAGTATTATTTTCAAGATTTATCAATTTTGAAGAGATAATGGATCGTAAATATAGTTGCTTAGGACAAATGACTCGAGTAACTATAAAAGGTAGAAAGACTTATGAAGGTTTTGCTGATGAACCTTATTTGTCAAATAAAGGTAAATGCTTAACTTTAATATGGTATGATATCGACTATGGCACTTTAGGGTTAAGAAGTGGTAAAGTAACCACAATATTTATACCATTAGATATAATTATTGGAATTGAGTCAATTTTGCATAGTAATCCACGTTGGGGACATCCACCAATTAATGAATTTGTTTTTAGTAGTGAATTAAGATCAAGATTAATGAAACTGCATGAAAAATATATGCAAAGTGAAGAAAAAAGTAGGCCAAAAAAGATATATTTAAACTTCGATTAAGAAATTGTGAAAGTTTTGAACTATAATAATATAGACAAGGTATCCTAAGAAAGGTTCTATATTATTTACATGAAATATTTAATTACTGGAGCAACAGGTAACTTAGGTGAAAAGGTTACTCGTTGGCTTAGAACTATGACTTCTGAAAATAATATTCGGGTTGGAATTCATAATTTAAAAAAAGCGAATAAGTTTGATGATCTAGCTGTTGAAAAGGTTAAGCTAGATTACTTTGATTTAGATACTCTTCAAAAAGCAGTTTCTGGCGTTGACTTGGTTGTTTATATTCCTAGTCTTACTTATGATTTGCAAAAAAGGATTACAGAATTTGAAAATGTGTTGCAAGTAGTAAAAAATGCAAAAGCAAAATTAATTTTTGTTAGCTTTTTTGCGGACCAAGAAAATAATCCTTTTGTGATGTCGCCATTTTATGCTTATGTACCAAGGCGATTAGCTAGCTCAAATGTTGAGTATAGTATTGTGAAAAATAGTCTTTATGCTGATCCCTTAGTTCCATATCTTGAAGAATTAATTAAGCGTAAGAACATAATTTATCCTGTTGGTACCCAGCCACTTTCTTTTATTACTCGAAATGATAGTGCTCATGCGATTGCTTGCTTAGCTATGCAACCTGTGATGCGTGATCAAGGTCAGACTTATTTACTAAGTATGGATAAAAATTATAATATGGTTGAATTGTCCTATATTATGTCACGAATTACTGATCATAAAATTGGTTATGCACCGGTCACAACTACTGAATTTGCTAAAATTTATGCCCAAGAAGGCGATGGAAAAGAATTAGCATCAATGTATGCTGGTGGTGCAAAAGGATTATTAAGCGCAACATCAGACGATTTTCATCGCTTAACTGGACGTGAGCCGGAAGAGGTGGAACATTTTTTGCGAAATGGTTATCAAATAGCTCGTTTGTAATTTATCATATATTTGTGCATAGTATTTCAAGTTAAAATAAAAGATGTTATACTATGGATAGTAAGTGCTAAGAGAAAATTAATTGTAATTAAAGTGTAGATGCAGAGCTGAGTAAGACCGTAGGCATGTTTTTGTACTACACGGATTTTTAGCTTAGGGATGAGGTTAAAAGTCAACTTTTAACTGCTATATACGAAAAAGAGATCAGACATTAAAATCTGATCTCTTTTTCGTTAGATTTATTAGTTAAAGACTAGCGTCAATATTTTTAGCTAAGTAGTCGTAAAGCATACCCTTTTCTAGGTCACTGGTATCGTGCCCAAGCGTCCGAGCAATAGTGTAAGCATATGCCCAAGCAGTAGCTGGACCACGGCTAGTGATAATCTTGTGTTCTTTATCAACAACAGTAATATCAGTGCTAAAGTGACCGTTTGGACATTCTTCTTCGATTTGTTTTTCAAAGCCTGGATAACAAGTGTAGTTAGCACCTTCTAATAAACCATAGTGCCCTAAAGCAATTGGAGCTGCACACATTGCGGCATCCCACTTGCCAGCCTTATTTCTTTGAATCATCAAGTCTGCAAGCTTCTTATTATTTCTTAAATTCAAAGCTCCAGTTCTGCCACCAGGGAAAGCAACAAGATCATAATCAAGAAGTGAATCATCCACAACTTTATCACAAGTAAGCAAGATATGATGGTCACCATCAATTTCTTTTTTATCTAGACCAACCATGTCACAGTCAATATTTAAACGACGTAAGACATCAACGACACTTAGGCCTTCAACTTCTTCACAACCGTCTGCAAAGACAACAGCTACTTTTGTCATAAAAAAGTCCTCCTTTTTTAGTAATTACTATACATTCCTTATTTTAACGCAATGACTTGATCTTTTTTTATTTGAGGATTGAAAAAATTAACTAAAAATTGCGTATATAAATGTAGAAAGGAAAATGAAGGAATGGGTGAGGATCTTGTAGTAGAAAATATGTGAAACACTAAATATAGTATTGATTTTAAAAATACTTGAAATAACGTAGTATTCTGTTAACATTGAGATAATTGTAATAAAATTTGTGAAACAATTTAAGGAAAGAGGGTAAAAAATGGCTACTGAAGTTTATTTAGTAAGACATGGAGAAACGATGTTTAATCAGTTGAATAAAGTTCAAGGTTGGGCTGATTCTCCATTGACTGTCAAAGGAATTAATGATTTGAAGGTAACTGCTTCTAATTTATCGCAGGTTCACTTTGATAAAATGTACAGTTCTGACTTGAAGCGAGCCATTGATACGGTTCACTTAATTGCAGATACAAATGAGGTTTCAGAAATTGGCAAAATAAAGAAGCTTCCAGCCTTTCGCGAGGTATTTTTTGGAACTTTTGAAGGCGACGATATTGATGAAACTTGGGAAAAAGTTGCAAAAGCTGGTGGCATGAAACCAACGAGTGATGTAGTAAAAATTATTCAGACACTTGGGATCCATGATTTCCGTGAAGCTACTAAAAAGGCTGATCCCCGTCATTTAGCTGAAGATGCTGAGGCACTAGATAATCGTATGGATCAAGCAATTAGTCAATTAGCCCAAGAAACTAAAGGATTAGGAAGAGTATTAGTAGTATCTCATGGTGATTTTATTAAGACTTTAGGGATTAAATATTGGGATCAAGCAAGTGGTGATCATGATATCCCATTTCCTGATAATGGCAGCGTTACTCGCGGAATTATTGACAATAGTGGAAAATTTAGAATTATTAATTATGGTGTCAAAAATACTGATATTCCAAATTTATAAGATGTAACTATTTAGTTGCATCTTTTTTAGTATAGGTTAGAGGGATGTTCTTTAGCAGTATGTTCAACATGCTCAATCATTGCGTCAATCATTGATAAGACGTCAGGATCGTTTAAAAAGTAAAAAACATGTGTCCCATGCTTATGATGTTTAACTAGATTATACTTTTCTAAAATTCCTAATTGCTTTGACACGACGGGTTGAGCTAGTTCAAGTGTAGTTGCAATTGTTGAAACATCGACTTCTTTAGAAGAATTACGTAAGAAAAATAAAATTGAGATTCGTCTGCTATTACTCAAAACCTTGTATATCTTAGCTGCTTCGTTAACTAGGGATGTATTTAACCTCATTATGATCACCAAACCTCATTGACAATATATCGAAAATGGAATATTATACTTTCTGCATATAAGTATACCAAATTCGATATATTTATGGAGAAAAAACATGAAAGATAAATCATCATTACGTTATTTTTGGGTAACACTATTAAATATTATTATTACAATTGCTGAATTTATTGGTGGGGCAATTTCTGGATCGCTAGCGTTGTTATCCGATGCTGTGCATAACTTAAGCGATGTTGGTTCGATAGTTTTAGCCTTTGTCGCTAATTTAATTTCTAAAAGAAAAAGAAACACCAGCAAAACTTTTGGTTATGATCGTGCCGAAATTTTAGCAGCCTTTACTAATGGAATTATTTTAATTGTAATTAGTATCTATTTGTTTATTGAAGGAATTCAACGTTTCAGCCATCCAGAGCCAATTAGAGGAATGATTATGTTGATTGTTTCTTTAATTGGTCTAGCAGCAAATGTCATTTCGATGTTTGTAGTTATGAAAGAGGCTAAGACGAGCCTTAATGCTAAAGCTACTTTTTTAAATATGCTTTCTGATGCAATTACTAGTGTAGCTGTAGTTTTGGGCGCAATCGTTATTTCAATTTGGAAAATTTACTGGATTGATCCAGTGTTAACAATCGCTGCTTCGGTATTTTTACTCAAAGAAGCATATGAAGTAACAATTAAGGCAGCTAATATTTTGATGGAAACAAACCCAAGCATCGATTTAAACAAGGTAAATGAGCTAGTCTTGTCTTGTCCACATGTGAATAATATTCACCATGTCCATGTCTGGCAATATTCAGATAATGTGACAATGCTTGATGCTCACATTAATGTGGATAAGAACCTGGACGCTGTTCAGCTAGAAAAAATTTATACAGAAATTGCGGAAAAGTTAAAATCTCTTGGAATTAATCATGTAACATTGCAAGCAGAATGTACTCGCGGAATTGATGATAAGATGATTTTTGCAGATAAAGAAGATTAGTTATTCTGGTTTTGCTGCTATTTGGTAAAATAGGGGCAAAGCCTTTTATTTTTATGGAGAAAAAAATGAAATTCGATACAGATGACTTAAAAGAAAGCCTAAAAAATTATCAACAAAAAGCTAGTGATCAATTTAAAGATTTTGCTGAAAACGATTGGCCTGACATTAAAGATCATATGACTGAAAAAGGACAACAAGCGGGCGACTATTTGAAGAAAAATGGTGGAAAAGTTTATCAAAATTCTGTTAAAGCCTTTAAAAAGGGCGTCAGAGATCTTGATCAGTGGGTAAACGGAACTAGCGTACATAAGGACGATAAATAAAATGAAAGTAAATATTTGGGTAGCTGTGATTGTTCTAATTGTTGGTTTATGGGACTTGTACTATGCTTATAATCGCTATCAAGAAAAGAAAGTGACTAAAAGAGGTAGTAAAGCAGATGCTATTTCTTTTGCAATTTTAGGGACGATTTTTACAATTGGCGGAATTATTATGCTATTTATGCATTAGGATTAGGTGGTAAGAAATTTGGTTAAGTTGGTTTTAGTTCGACACGGAGAAAGCATAGCAAATCGAGATAATGTATATACTGGCTGGAATGACGTGCCGTTGAGTAAAAAAGGAATTGAACAAGCTAAAGATGCAGGGCTCAAAGTAGCTAAGATTCCTGATTTTGTACCTACTCATATCCACACTTCTGTTCTGTCACGTGCAATTATGACTGCAAATATAATTGCGGATGTTTGTAGTTTTCTCTATTTACCAATTACTAAAACTTGGCGCTTAAATGAAAGACACTATGGAGCTTTAAGAGGCATTAATAAAGATGTTTCAAAAAAGATCTTTGGTAAAGAACAAGTATTAAAGTGGAGGCGTGGATTTGATAGTGTACCACCACTTCTAACTCAGCCTGTTCAAGACCGCAGATATCAAAAGTATGATATGCGCTTGATGCCGCAGGGAGAAAGTTTGCATCAAACTCAAGACCGATTGATGCCATATTTTTGGGACCATATTGCGCCTGAATTAATGTCTGGTCACGATCAACTAATTGTAGCTCATGGATCAAGTCTGCGTGCCCTTATTAAAAAAATTGAGGGTATCAGCAATAAAGATATTGTGAAGGTTGAAGTTCCAAATGCAGAACCAATTGTTTATACTTTTGATTCTGACTTGCATATTATTAAAAAAGAAATTTTGCACTAAGCGAGTAGACTTTTGGTCTGCTCCTTTTTTAATAGTTTGTATAGGTATTTTTATGGTAAAATTTTTTACGAGTATATTTGAACAAATTCTTGTAGAGTAGGAGAAAATAATGCGTAAAATATTTTTATTAAGAGGAGCACCAGGATCTGGAAAATCTTCCTTTATTGCTCGTCACCACTTGCAGCCTTACGCTATTTCTCGTGATGAAATTAGGCTGCTCTTGGCGGATTTGACGGTCTATTATGAAGAGAGTACTGACCATTTGCACCAAGTTATTCCTCGTCATGTAACTGTGCGTACAGAGCAGATGGTTGATAATTTGGTCCAACATAAAATGGCCTATGGCGAAACTGTTATTGTCGATGGCACACATATCACACCTGATAAAATTGAACATTTTCGTCCTTGGGTTGAAAAATATCGCTATGAACTATTTGTAGTTGATTTAATGCAAAATAATAGCTTAGAGAGCTTACTGCGCAGAAATCAAACTAGAATGCACTATGATTGGGTTAAGCCTGACGTAATAAAGATGATGTATGAGCAATATGAAGCTAACCCGGAAGTACCATCTTGGGCATATTCTATTTTGCCTAATGGAATGGAGCGAGCTTTAAGTCAAAGAGAAAAGAATCTAGATCATTATTCACATGTGGTTTGTGTACCAGATAAAGTTAAGCCAGAAGATTTCCCACATGTTCATATTTCTAATTTTTATTTTTCTTTTAATGATGAATTTACTAGAAAATATGGAACTTATCGAAATGTTATTACCTTAGGTAAAACTAGGGATGAAGTTATTGAACAATTTAGACTTCCATATTTTGTGTTTAAGTTCCACCACAAGCATTTCTTGATTTCTGCTTATCCAATTCGAAATGAAATGTTAGATCCTATTCGAAAAGTAAAAGGAGTTTGGTCTTACTCGACTGGGTTATATAATGTAGCTGATTTTGTCAAAGAATTTCCAGAAAATGAACATCAACATGTTCATCAATTTAATTTAAGTAAGATTGACCCTACTCGTTTATTGCATATTTGGTAGAAAAAAACACTTCAACTGTAAAAGATACAGTTTGAAGTGTTTTTTGTCTGTTTTAAAATTTATACTAATAATTCTTAGCTAAAGCACCCATTGGATCCCAAGGAAGTAATTGAATTGGATCTTTGCTTCCTTCTTCAAATGCTTTCTTCAAGTCGTCGCTAAGGTATTTCTTGTTGATAACTGCTTGGTAAACAAATTTATCAAACCACTTATCACTCATGACAAAGTAACCTTTAAATCCTGGTTTTTCGCCCCATGAGTTTTCAATCTTCCACTTAGTTGGTTTGCCATCTACTAAATCAACACCAGTTATAACCATGGCGTGATCCATCATACTTTCGCCTGAATCAAGCATATCAGCTTTTGACATATTAAAGTCAACATCAAACAGATCATCGCGCTTGTACAATTCGGTGTCTAGTAAACCAGCTTGACGTTCAGAGTCTTTAACAACATTTGAACCAAACCAAACAACTTCACCATTTTTAAGTTGCTTGATAATTAAGTCTTTCATTTCATCAACTGGTAAATTCAAGTGACGAACTTGACGACCGCCTTCAACGTTTCCTAAGTATTCAACAGAAAATACCTTGTGGAAAGGCTTATCCTTAGTTGGGGCATTAATTGTGGAAATATATTGACTCAAATCCCAGTTAACATATTTCTTAAAGAAGTCTTGTGGGCTCAAGTCAGCATCTCTGTGATAGTTGCCATCGTCGTCTTTGTATTCAAAATCAAATTTCTTAG of the Lactobacillus gasseri ATCC 33323 = JCM 1131 genome contains:
- a CDS encoding 2,3-bisphosphoglycerate-dependent phosphoglycerate mutase: MVKLVLVRHGESIANRDNVYTGWNDVPLSKKGIEQAKDAGLKVAKIPDFVPTHIHTSVLSRAIMTANIIADVCSFLYLPITKTWRLNERHYGALRGINKDVSKKIFGKEQVLKWRRGFDSVPPLLTQPVQDRRYQKYDMRLMPQGESLHQTQDRLMPYFWDHIAPELMSGHDQLIVAHGSSLRALIKKIEGISNKDIVKVEVPNAEPIVYTFDSDLHIIKKEILH
- a CDS encoding histidine phosphatase family protein; this translates as MATEVYLVRHGETMFNQLNKVQGWADSPLTVKGINDLKVTASNLSQVHFDKMYSSDLKRAIDTVHLIADTNEVSEIGKIKKLPAFREVFFGTFEGDDIDETWEKVAKAGGMKPTSDVVKIIQTLGIHDFREATKKADPRHLAEDAEALDNRMDQAISQLAQETKGLGRVLVVSHGDFIKTLGIKYWDQASGDHDIPFPDNGSVTRGIIDNSGKFRIINYGVKNTDIPNL
- a CDS encoding energy-coupling factor transporter ATPase, producing the protein MSIEFKNVDYIYAPGTPFQTQGLTNISFKIRSGSFVAIAGHTGSGKSTLMQHFDGLLLPSKGSVTIADKSITSNTSSKSLKEIRKKVGLVFQFPESQLFEETVLKDVMFGPLNFGFSEQKAKEQAIQWIRKVGLSEQVMNKSPFELSGGQMRRVAIAGVMAYEPDILCLDEPAAGLDPEGQKQMFDIFKNYQREGHTVILISHNMDDISQYADDMLVLEHGHLIKHASPKEVFSDPDWLKKHFLDEPATSKFARKLEKGGFQFSEMPLTVDSLVNEITTKLKSKGGNE
- the rpsI gene encoding 30S ribosomal protein S9; its protein translation is MAQQAAYAGTGRRKDSVARVRLVPGNGQITINKEDVTKYIPYPNLVQDMKQPLALTETEGQYNVEVNVNGGGFSGQAGAIRLGIARALLEVDPDFRGPLKKAGMLTRDPRMKERKKPGLKKARKASQFSKR
- the pepC gene encoding aminopeptidase C, translated to MSKEITNDLINDFENDFNSSKANKIAARAAQENGIFKASQNLQTKINLDPTFSIEIDTGKVANQKQSGRCWMFSALNTMRHSIQKNFKIKDFELSQNYTNFWDKFEKSNWFFENVIATADKDLGDRKVSFLFTTPQQDGGQWDMLCGIIEKYGIAPKKVYPETANATNSSALNDTLNTLLRKDGLELRKMVQDGKSEDEVQARKNEMLREVYRILAISLGVPPKKFDFEYKDDDGNYHRDADLSPQDFFKKYVNWDLSQYISTINAPTKDKPFHKVFSVEYLGNVEGGRQVRHLNLPVDEMKDLIIKQLKNGEVVWFGSNVVKDSERQAGLLDTELYKRDDLFDVDFNMSKADMLDSGESMMDHAMVITGVDLVDGKPTKWKIENSWGEKPGFKGYFVMSDKWFDKFVYQAVINKKYLSDDLKKAFEEGSKDPIQLLPWDPMGALAKNY
- a CDS encoding energy-coupling factor transporter transmembrane component T family protein, translated to MSKIIIGRYIPGNSIIYKMDPRGKIIATFLFIVIIFLANNWLSYLFLSFFTLLAVGATKLKPKVFWDGVKPLIWLILFTSVLQLFFTTGGKVYWHWGIFNISEYGIQNSIFIFIRFVMIILISTVLTLTTTSLEIADGMEWLLRPLGYLKVPVAQIALVMSIALRFVPTLLDQAVRIMNAQRARGADFNSGGLIKRIHAIIPILIPLFISSLTIAIDLATAMEARGYREGAKRTRYRVLRWSKYDWDWVNLGYFALLTLILLLTRTY
- the rplM gene encoding 50S ribosomal protein L13, with amino-acid sequence MRTTPLAKTSDIKRKWYVIDATDVSLGRLSTAVASILRGKNKPQYTPNVDTGDYVIVVNAGKLKLTGKKATDKIYYHHSDYRGGLRATPAGELLAKNPVRLVELSVKGMLPKNTLGHQEFMKMHVYAGEDHEHAAQKPEKLDINELI
- a CDS encoding DJ-1 family glyoxalase III, which gives rise to MTKVAVVFADGCEEVEGLSVVDVLRRLNIDCDMVGLDKKEIDGDHHILLTCDKVVDDSLLDYDLVAFPGGRTGALNLRNNKKLADLMIQRNKAGKWDAAMCAAPIALGHYGLLEGANYTCYPGFEKQIEEECPNGHFSTDITVVDKEHKIITSRGPATAWAYAYTIARTLGHDTSDLEKGMLYDYLAKNIDASL
- a CDS encoding ArsR/SmtB family transcription factor, yielding MRLNTSLVNEAAKIYKVLSNSRRISILFFLRNSSKEVDVSTIATTLELAQPVVSKQLGILEKYNLVKHHKHGTHVFYFLNDPDVLSMIDAMIEHVEHTAKEHPSNLY
- the truA gene encoding tRNA pseudouridine(38-40) synthase TruA, giving the protein MTTRYKLTMAYDGHLFHGFQIQPNERTVQGVIEEALKKMTKGKRVVVHGSGRTDAGVHAKGQVIHFDYPGKEIPAKNMMLALNALMPIDTVFFDSEIVDSDFHVQYSTKGKWYRYIVDQHRFTDPFNRFYTGHYPYPLDIALMKKAAKDLIGEHDFTSFAASGGQIVDKVRTIYYVNITSDPDNKKIIFDFIGNGFLYNMVRILVGTLLEIGNKKRPVDDIPRVLAAKDRQEVRTTAPASGLYLQHVFYEEVPKKYRLDLKKD
- a CDS encoding NmrA family NAD(P)-binding protein; the encoded protein is MKYLITGATGNLGEKVTRWLRTMTSENNIRVGIHNLKKANKFDDLAVEKVKLDYFDLDTLQKAVSGVDLVVYIPSLTYDLQKRITEFENVLQVVKNAKAKLIFVSFFADQENNPFVMSPFYAYVPRRLASSNVEYSIVKNSLYADPLVPYLEELIKRKNIIYPVGTQPLSFITRNDSAHAIACLAMQPVMRDQGQTYLLSMDKNYNMVELSYIMSRITDHKIGYAPVTTTEFAKIYAQEGDGKELASMYAGGAKGLLSATSDDFHRLTGREPEEVEHFLRNGYQIARL
- a CDS encoding cation diffusion facilitator family transporter; this encodes MKDKSSLRYFWVTLLNIIITIAEFIGGAISGSLALLSDAVHNLSDVGSIVLAFVANLISKRKRNTSKTFGYDRAEILAAFTNGIILIVISIYLFIEGIQRFSHPEPIRGMIMLIVSLIGLAANVISMFVVMKEAKTSLNAKATFLNMLSDAITSVAVVLGAIVISIWKIYWIDPVLTIAASVFLLKEAYEVTIKAANILMETNPSIDLNKVNELVLSCPHVNNIHHVHVWQYSDNVTMLDAHINVDKNLDAVQLEKIYTEIAEKLKSLGINHVTLQAECTRGIDDKMIFADKED
- a CDS encoding AAA family ATPase produces the protein MRKIFLLRGAPGSGKSSFIARHHLQPYAISRDEIRLLLADLTVYYEESTDHLHQVIPRHVTVRTEQMVDNLVQHKMAYGETVIVDGTHITPDKIEHFRPWVEKYRYELFVVDLMQNNSLESLLRRNQTRMHYDWVKPDVIKMMYEQYEANPEVPSWAYSILPNGMERALSQREKNLDHYSHVVCVPDKVKPEDFPHVHISNFYFSFNDEFTRKYGTYRNVITLGKTRDEVIEQFRLPYFVFKFHHKHFLISAYPIRNEMLDPIRKVKGVWSYSTGLYNVADFVKEFPENEHQHVHQFNLSKIDPTRLLHIW